From Argopecten irradians isolate NY chromosome 2, Ai_NY, whole genome shotgun sequence, the proteins below share one genomic window:
- the LOC138315878 gene encoding N-acetylgalactosamine-6-sulfatase-like — translation MDRCIMCIVLLFAALSANGGHTKEIPNFIVMLMDDMGWGDLGVFGEPSKETPNLDRMASEGMLLTDFYSANPLCSPSRAAMMTGRLPIRNGFYSTNAHARNAYTPQDIMGGIPDSEILLPELLKQSGYHTKLVGKWHLGQQPQYHPLRHGFDEWFGSPNCHFGPYNDVNTPNIPVYRDAVMAGRYYEEFQIDKRTGLSNLTMLYLDEAIQFIKQQHLKKQPFYLYWTPDATHEPLYVSEKFYNTSQRGLYGDAVRELDYAVGEILKTLVTLGLDKNTFVFFSSDNGAATYAKTSGGSNGPYLCGKETTFEGGMREPAIAWWPGKISSGQVSHQVGSLMDLFPTILDFLGLKPPSDRIIDGISLKDTLFQNTGVQRPLFYYRGNTLMAVRLGQYKAHLWTWTNSIQEFNRGVNFCPGQEIQNVTTHDQTQHDPPLLFDINRDPGEKYFIKPNSEEYRSVMPEIQSAVATHIKHLVPGTPQLNMCDEAVMNWSPPGCERLNKCLTPPASKPYKCTWPH, via the exons ATGGACCGGTGTATTATGTGCATCGTGTTGCTATTTGCTGCATTATCCGCGAACGGCGGTCACACAAAAGAAATACCAAATTTCATAGTCATGTTGATGGACGAT ATGGGATGGGGAGACCTTGGAGTGTTTGGTGAGCCCAGCAAGGAGACACCAAACCTGGACAGGATGGCTAGTGAAGGAATGCTGTTAACAGACTTCTATTCCGCAAATCCTCTGTGCTCACCAT CTCGTGCAGCCATGATGACAGGAAGACTTCCTATCAGAAATGGGTTCTACTCCACTAATGCCCATGCTAGAAATG CATACACACCCCAAGACATAATGGGAGGAATTCCTGACTCTGAGATACTTCTGCCAGAACTTCTTAAACAGTCGGGATACCACACTAAACTTGTTGGTAAATG GCATCTAGGTCAGCAACCTCAGTATCATCCCCTACGACATGGCTTTGATGAATGGTTTGGTTCCCCGAATTGTCACTTTGGGCCGTACAATGATGTCAATACTCCTAATATTCCAGTCTACCGGGATGCTGTCATGGCTGGCAG atactaTGAAGAGTTTCAGATTGACAAAAGGACTGGATTATCTAACCTGACCATGTTATACTTAGAT GAAGCTATTCAGTTTATTAAACAACAACATTTAAAGAAGCAGCCATTTTATTTGTACTGGACTCCCGATGCCACACATGAGCCCTTGTATGTGTCTGAGAAGTTCTATAACACCAGCCAGCGTGGtct ATATGGCGATGCAGTTCGAGAACTTGACTATGCTGTGGGGGAAATCCTGAAAACTTTGGTTACTCTTGGGCTTGATAAGAACACATTTGTATTCTTCTCCTCTGACAATGGAGCAGCAACATATGCAAAAACATCAg GGGGTAGTAATGGTCCATATCTTTGTGGAAAGGAGACAACCTTCGAGGGTGGTATGAGAGAACCTGCTATAGCATGGTGGCCGGGAAAGATCTCGTCGGGCCAG GTATCTCATCAGGTAGGATCTCTAATGGACCTATTTCCTACTATACTAGACTTCCTTGGACTCAAACCTCCTTCTGACCGAATTATTGATGGAATCAGTCTCAAGGATACACTATTCCAAAACACTGGAGTTCAAAG GCCACTGTTTTATTACCGAGGAAATACATTAATGGCAGTGCGTCTGGGTCAATATAAGGCTCATCTTTGGACGTGGACAAACTCTATACAAGAATTTAACAGG ggaGTGAACTTTTGTCCAGGACAGGAGATACAGAATGTCACAACACATGACCAGACTCAGCATGACCCGCCATTACTGTTTGATATCAACAGAGACCCAGGCGAGAAATACTTCATCaa ACCTAATTCAGAGGAGTACCGGAGTGTGATGCCAGAGATACAGTCTGCTGTAGCAACACATATCAAGCATCTAGTACCAGGCACACCACAGTTAAACATGTGTGATGAAGCTGTTATg AACTGGTCACCTCCTGGTTGTGAAAGGTTAAACAAGTGTTTGACACCACCTGCCTCAAAACCTTACAAGTGTACATGGCCTCATTAG
- the LOC138315882 gene encoding peptide methionine sulfoxide reductase-like: MFWKYHCPYTRNNNQYMSAIFYHGTKQKMMAEESMQKLQKESSRPIATKILPASVFYNAENYHQKYILRQHYQVLDKLNLSDKAIITSHVAARLNGYLGGYGSMEQFDQECSNFGLSEKTLSIIRTQIQKRCI, from the exons ATGTTCTGGAAGTATCACTGTCCTTATACTCGAAACAACAATCAATACATGTCGGCTATCTTTTATCATGGCACAAAGCAAAAGATGATGGCAGAGGAATCTATGCAAAAACTTCAAAAGGAATCCTCAAGGCCAATAGCTACCAAAATCCTTCCTGCTAGTGTTTTTTACAATGCTGAGAA CTATCACCAGAAGTACATCCTCAGACAACACTACCAGGTTTTAGACAAACTGAATCTTTCTGATAAAGCCATCATAACATCTCATGTGGCTGCTAGGCTCAACGGTTATCTGGGAGGCTATGGTTCTATGGAGCAGTTTGATCAG GAATGCAGCAACTTTGGATTATCGGAAAAGACACTTTCAATCATCAGGACACAGATCCAGAAGAGGTGTAtatga